TtatatctctccctctcttctcAATTCATCAAAATccatctgatctgatccagatttggcaatctggtagatacgCTTGTTCTTAGTTATTCTGCGCTTGTAGTTTTCTAATATGGctacaaaatttgtttgctctagcacttatagtctctgagatctattCCCTTATCAAGACAGGCGGACAGGTGGATTCTGATAAACGAAACTGATCAACAGAAAAACTTCCTtctaatatataaataatatatatctaGACTCTTCGAGTACCAGGTATAACAAcagaaattaaacaaattgtgATGCATAACACTTGATTTATTTGTAATAACATAATCgaattgaaaagaaaaaaaacttttataTTCCCAAAAAAATGTCTTTTTCCGGCCTGCTTCCACATACGTACATTGTTTTTTATATAACAGAAGTTGCTAGCGTGCTGGTGTAGGTGTAGCTTTGGTTTGAAGTTCCTCCATTTCGACGATATCCTTGTCCATCATTTCCACCGGTATTACCATTATAATTACCCCGCCAGTTACCAGGACCCATACCATTGCCATTCTGGTTATTACCACCACCCATTCCAATTGGTCCACCCATTCTATTTGGCCCACCCATTCCTCCGGATCCCATACCGTTGTTGCCCATTCCATTGTTCCCcatgccatttccatttcttcCACCCATTCCATTCATTCCGTTTCCTCCACCATTATTACCACCATTATATCCACCACCCATTCCTATTTGTCCTCCCATTCTATTTGGCCCACCCATTCCTCCGGGTCCCATACCGTTGTTGCCCATTCCATTGTTCCCCATGCCATTACCATATCCCCCCCGCCCACCCATTCCATTCATTCCGTTTCCTCCACCGTTGTTACTACCACCCATTCCATTTGGTCCTCCCATTCTATTAGGTCCACCCAATCCGTTCATTCCGTTCCCACCGCCGTTATTACCACCACCAATTCCATTTGGGCCTCCCATTCTATTTGGTCCCCCCATTCCATTCATTCCGTTTCCTCCGCCCATTTGATTACCACCCATTCCGTTACCGTTTTGTCCACGTGCaccaattccatttccacCATTATTACCGCCCCCATTTACATTGCCTTTTCCCATTCCACTACCACCCATTCCATACCCAACACCCTCTTGGTCGGCTTCACGTTTTCTACGTTCCAGTGCGACAcctaaaaatcaagaaaaattACAACTTCATCGTTTTCCAAATGACATTCCTAAAGACAGcttaaaaaatgtaattaactATTTTTACCAACGATATAACTTGGTTTATTTGTTGCAAGTTGGGCAAGCCAAGTACAATTTCTAACCATATGCATTGTAATCATTataattgttgttgccagTATTTGTATAgttattgtaattattgtaGTTGTTATTGTTATAATTGTTGTAGTCATAATAGGGTCGAGATGTGGTGTAGGTGTTATAGGGATTATAGGTTGGATAAGCGCCGCCAGGCCCATAATATTGGTTCCCATTGATTCCCGCGCCAGGTGACGTCCCCATGCCCATTGGCAGAATGATTAACGGTTCAACGATTATGTTAGTACCACCCGTCCCCACCGCTCCGGCACCATTCTGCGGAATCATTGGCATCATGGGTACTGGTCCTACAATGTTCATGGGTTGCCCCATATACTGAGACTGTGGAATCGGAGGATAATATACCCGGCCGGGAACTGGAACATTCATGGGAACTGGGCGAGGAGGCATTGGCATTGGTCCGGgtattggcattggcattggtaTGGGCCTAGGCAATGGGACTTGCCGAGCTGAACGGTTGTGAAATGTATGCGATGTCTCTGACTCTGATTTGTATTCGTTTTCGGGATCTGTTTTTGATTCCATGTATTCCAGAAAAGCTGGTAAAATGAGgaacaaaagaagaaattgAGACATGTCAGAGAAACATTTTTGGAAGTGAACATAACGCAGTTTTATATTGTCCTAAGTGGAACTGCCCGAAAATGGTAGATTTATATTATAATAGTAAGAATTGTAGCTGGGCACGGACGGATTATAGAAATATGATGAGGAT
The sequence above is a segment of the Drosophila pseudoobscura strain MV-25-SWS-2005 chromosome X, UCI_Dpse_MV25, whole genome shotgun sequence genome. Coding sequences within it:
- the LOC6900536 gene encoding probable serine/threonine-protein kinase DDB_G0280111 isoform X2: MKGIVSCCVLVTILVIAADVHAYRKFGRDCRDIACAPGERCIISRVPCNAPDELEENQCGQYPVCEEVEQKQMSAAFLEYMESKTDPENEYKSESETSHTFHNRSARQVPLPRPIPMPMPIPGPMPMPPRPVPMNVPVPGRVYYPPIPQSQYMGQPMNIVGPVPMMPMIPQNGAGAVGTGGTNIIVEPLIILPMGMGTSPGAGINGNQYYGPGGAYPTYNPYNTYTTSRPYYDYNNYNNNNYNNYNNYTNTGNNNYNDYNAYG
- the LOC6900536 gene encoding glycine-rich cell wall structural protein 1.0 isoform X1 yields the protein MKGIVSCCVLVTILVIAADVHAYRKFGRDCRDIACAPGERCIISRVPCNAPDELEENQCGQYPVCEEVEQKQMSAGVALERRKREADQEGVGYGMGGSGMGKGNVNGGGNNGGNGIGARGQNGNGMGGNQMGGGNGMNGMGGPNRMGGPNGIGGGNNGGGNGMNGLGGPNRMGGPNGMGGSNNGGGNGMNGMGGRGGYGNGMGNNGMGNNGMGPGGMGGPNRMGGQIGMGGGYNGGNNGGGNGMNGMGGRNGNGMGNNGMGNNGMGSGGMGGPNRMGGPIGMGGGNNQNGNGMGPGNWRGNYNGNTGGNDGQGYRRNGGTSNQSYTYTSTLATSVI